GGACGAACGCGATGGGGCCGCCGTCCGCTGCCTCCGGGGCCACGTGGCCCACGCACAGCCCGGTGGTGCCGCCGGAGAAGCGGCCGTCGGTGATCAGCAGGACGTCCTTGCCCAGGCCCGCGCCCTTGATCGCGGCGGTGATGGCGAGCATCTCGCGCATTCCCGGCCCGCCCTTGGGGCCCTCGTACCTGATCACCACGGCGTCACCGGCCTTGATGGTGCCGTTCTCCAGGGCGTCCATCGCGGCGCGCTCCCGGTCGAACACCCGGGCCGTGCCGGTGATCACGTCGGTGTCGAAGCCCGCCGACTTCACCACCGCGCCCTCGGGGGCCAGGGAGCCGCGCAGGATCGTGATGCCGCCGGTGCGGTGGATCGGGGACGACAGGGCCCGCAGCACGCGGCCGTCCGGGTCCGGGGGAGCGATGTCGGCCAGGTTCTCCGCCACCGTCCTCCCGGTCACGGTCAGGCAGTCGCCGTGCAGCAACCCCGCGTCCAGCAGGGCCTTCATCACCACGGGCACGCCGCCGATGCGGTCCACGTCGGTCATCACGTGCCGCCCGAACGGTTTCACGTCCGCCAGGTGCGGGACCCGCGCTCCGATGCGGGCGAAGTCGTCGAGCGACAGCTCCACGTCGGCCTCGTGCGCGATGGCGAGCAGGTGCAGCACGGCGTTGGTCGACCCGCCGAAGGCCATCACCACGGCGATCGCGTTCTCGAACGCCTCGCGGGTCATGATCTGCCGGGCCGTGATGCCCGAGCGCAGCATCTCCACCACGGCCTGGCCCGAGCGCCGGGCGAAGGTGTCGCGGCGGCGGTCCGTGGCGGGCGGGGCGGCGCTGCCGGGCAGGGACATCCCCAGCGCCTCGGCCGCGCTGGCCATCGTGTTCGCCGTGTACATGCCGCCGCACGCGCCCTCGCCGGGACAGATCGCGCGTTCGATCAGGTCCACGTCGGCCTGGCTCATCAACCCCCGCGCGCACGCGCCGACCGCCTCGAACGCGTCGATGATGGTCACCTCGCGCTCGGTGCCGTCCGACAGCGTCACCCGGCCGGGCAGGATCGAGCCCGCGTAGAGGAACACGCTGGCCAGGTCGAGCCGCGCCGCCGCCATGAGCATCCCGGGCAGGGACTTGTCGCACCCGGCCAGCAGCACCGAGCCGTCCAGGCGCTCGGCCTGCATCACGGTCTCCACGCTGTCCGCGATCACCTCCCGCGACACCAGCGAGAAGTGCATGCCCTCGTGGCCCATCGAGATGCCGTCGGAC
This DNA window, taken from Saccharothrix variisporea, encodes the following:
- the ilvD gene encoding dihydroxy-acid dehydratase translates to MSDSPDIKPRSRDVTDGLERTAARGMLRAVGMGDDDWAKPQIGVASSWNEITPCNLSLDRLAKASKDGVHAAGGYPLEFGTISVSDGISMGHEGMHFSLVSREVIADSVETVMQAERLDGSVLLAGCDKSLPGMLMAAARLDLASVFLYAGSILPGRVTLSDGTEREVTIIDAFEAVGACARGLMSQADVDLIERAICPGEGACGGMYTANTMASAAEALGMSLPGSAAPPATDRRRDTFARRSGQAVVEMLRSGITARQIMTREAFENAIAVVMAFGGSTNAVLHLLAIAHEADVELSLDDFARIGARVPHLADVKPFGRHVMTDVDRIGGVPVVMKALLDAGLLHGDCLTVTGRTVAENLADIAPPDPDGRVLRALSSPIHRTGGITILRGSLAPEGAVVKSAGFDTDVITGTARVFDRERAAMDALENGTIKAGDAVVIRYEGPKGGPGMREMLAITAAIKGAGLGKDVLLITDGRFSGGTTGLCVGHVAPEAADGGPIAFVRDGDPISLDVASGTLDLGVDAAELAARREGWEPLPARYTRGVLAKYSRLVGSASGGAVCG